In one Gopherus evgoodei ecotype Sinaloan lineage chromosome 1, rGopEvg1_v1.p, whole genome shotgun sequence genomic region, the following are encoded:
- the LRRN3 gene encoding leucine-rich repeat neuronal protein 3, giving the protein MKDMPLKIHFLLGLAITAFVQAVDKKVDCPQSCTCEIRPWFTPRSTYMEAPTVDCNDLGLVNFPTRLPADTQVLLLQTNNIAKIEHSVDFPVNLTGLDLSQNNLSSVISINLRKMPQLLSVYLEENKLTELPEECLSGLNNLQELYINHNLLSTIASGAFIGLDNLLRLHLNSNSLQMINSKWFEAIPNLEILMIGENPIIKIEEMNFKPLINLRSLVLAGINLTQIPDNALVGLDNLESISFYDNRFVKVPHVALQKVTNLKFLDLNKNPINRIRRGDFSNMLHLKELGINNMPELISIDSLAVDNLPDLRKIEATNNPRLSYIHPNAFYKLPKLESLMLNSNALSALYRNTIDSLPNLKEISIHSNPIRCDCVIRWINMNKTNIRFMEPDSLFCVDPPEFQGQNVRQVHFREMMEICLPLIAPESFPSTLDLETGSYVSLHCRATAEPEPEIYWITPSGHKLLPNTVIDKYYVHSEGTLDISDVTQKESGLYTCIATNLVGADLKSVMIKVDGSFPQDSNRSLNIKIKEVQSNSILVSWKASSKILKSSIRWTAFQKTKNSQAAQSVRIPSDIKVYNLTHLNPSTEYEICIDIPTIYQQNKKQCVNVTTKGLDLAVKNYEKINIIEFFACLGVLLGVICVVYLYSCISQEINCGAGHSYLRNYLKKQSFSLNELYPPLISLWDTGKEKSTSLEVKATVIGVPMNMS; this is encoded by the coding sequence ATGAAGGACATGCCACTCAAAATTCATTTTCTACTTGGCTTAGCTATCACTGCATTTGTACAAGCTGTAGATAAAAAGGTAGACTGCCCTCAGTCATGTACCTGTGAGATCAGACCTTGGTTTACCCCAAGATCCACATATATGGAAGCTCCAACAGTGGACTGTAATGATTTAGGCCTTGTTAATTTCCCAACAAGACTGCCTGCTGACACACAGGTTCTACTGCTACAGACAAACAACATTGCAAAAATTGAACACTCAGTAGACTTCCCAGTGAACCTTACTGGTCTTGATTTATCTCAAAACAATTTATCCTCAGTGATCAGTATTAACCTTAGAAAGATGCCACAGCTTCTTTCGGTGTACCTTGAGGAAAACAAACTTACTGAGCTGCCTGAAGAATGTCTGTCTGGACTGAACAATTTACAAGAACTCTACATTAATCACAACTTGCTTTCCACAATTGCATCAGGAGCTTTTATAGGCCTTGATAATCTTCTTAGACTTCATCTCAATTCAAATAGCCTACAGATGATCAACAGTAAGTGGTTTGAAGCTATTCCTAACCTTGAGATTCTCATGATTGGAGAAAATCCGATCATCAAAATCGAAGAAATGAACTTTAAGCCTCTTATCAATCTGCGCAGCCTGGTTTTAGCAGGCATAAATCTCACTCAAATACCTGATAATGCTTTGGTTGGCCTTGACAATTTAGAAAGCATCTCATTTTATGACAATAGATTTGTTAAAGTGCCCCATGTTGCTCTTCAAAAAGTTACAAATCTCAAATTTTTGGATCTAAATAAGAATCCTATTAACAGAATACGAAGAGGAGATTTTAGCAATATGCTGCACCTGAAAGAATTGGGAATTAATAACATGCCTGAACTAATTTCTATAGATAGTCTTGCTGTTGACAATTTGCCAGATTTAAGAAAAATAGAAGCTACCAATAACCCCAGATTATCATACATCCATCCAAATGCTTTCTATAAACTTCCCAAGCTAGAATCACTCATGCTCAATAGTAATGCACTTAGTGCCCTGTACCGTAATACAATAGACTCTTTACCTAACCTCAAGGAAATCAGTATACACAGCAATCCAATCAGATGTGATTGTGTCATCCGCTGGATTAACATGAATAAAACCAACATTCGATTCATGGAGCCAGATTCATTATTTTGTGTGGATCCTCCAGAATTTCAAGGCCAGAATGTGAGGCAGGTACACTTTAGGGAAATGATGGAAATCTGCCTCCCACTGATAGCGCCTGAAAGTTTTCCCTCAACTCTGGATTTAGAAACCGGCAGCTATGTTTCcttacactgcagagcaacagcagaaccagaacctgaaaTATACTGGATAACACCATCAGGTCACAAACTTTTGCCTAATACAGTTATTGATAAATACTATGTCCATTCTGAAGGAACATTAGACATAAGTGATGTTACACAAAAAGAAAGTGGACTATATACATGCATAGCAACTAACCTAGTTGGAGCAGATTTAAAATCAGTTATGATTAAAGTGgatggttccttcccccaggacaGCAATAGATCtttgaatattaaaataaaagaagtgCAATCTAATTCTATTTTGGTGTCTTGGAAAGCAAGTTCTAAAATTCTGAAATCCAGCATTAGATGGACTGCATTTCAGAAGACCAAGAACTCTCAGGCTGCACAGAGTGTTCGAATTCCATCTGATATAAAGGTATATAATCTTACTCATCTAAATCCATCAACTGAATATGAAATTTGTATAGACATTCCCACCATCTACcagcagaataaaaaacaatgtgTCAATGTCACCACAAAAGGATTGGACCTTGCAGTGAAAAATTATGAAAAGATCAACATAATAGAATTCTTTGCTTGCCTTGGAGTTCTCTTGGGAGTCATCTGTGTGGTATATCTCTACAGTTGCATCTCACAAGAAATTAACTGCGGTGCAGGACACAGCTATTTAAGGAATTACCTGAAGAAACAATCCTTTTCACTCAATGAGCTTTATCCTCCTCTAATCAGTCTTTGGGACACCGGCAAAGAGAAAAGCACATCACTGGAAGTAAAAGCAACCGTGATAGGAGTACCAATGAATATGTCATGA